From the genome of Gemmatimonas phototrophica, one region includes:
- a CDS encoding NosD domain-containing protein, which translates to MAVRRLCLLAAALFAGTATAKAQPVPMVKPTAGMVITTSVRIVPGVYRLPGRVSLDSALLTVRGNNITVDLRGVTFVGQPADSAPDAARGTAVRIDGGRNIRVHGLTARGYRVGILARNVRALVLENNELSYSWKPRLFSLVEHESLNDWLSYHKNEQDEWLRFGAGLYLRGVTGGRLTGNTVRQSMNGLLLSHSDSLDIRDNDFSYNSGLGIGMYRASWHRIVNNRVDYNVRGSSHGFFQRGQDSAALLMFEQCSNNVVAYNSMTHSGDGLFLWAGQHTMDTGQGGSNDNLFLMNDFSFAPTNGMEATFSRNQFIGNRSEGSTHGLWGGYSYGSRVVGNCFANNRIAVAIEHGQDNTVGGNHFVGDSLAIRLWADSIEPSDWGYPKHRDTRSTRWRLVENHFVRVPERWRIANTSAVDSGRNVVRDSVGEPCDPARIVPTTAWWRTPEIPSAPLRWPATPNAARDRQAIVVDEWGPYDWRSPKLWPLDSVRATPLRLRVLGPAGRWRVVERRGVARLSAMRGTVGDTLSVEPEAAARGDWRVTLEYTGGAVISPRGQRTVAGTPVRFAYEHFEPTQRWSQRVFAFTDSTNPFTAPAAFDALMKGAPLFSREAPRLDWFWSRPRDRAFPVSKFAAEATSEMVLPPGTYTLRTLSDDAVRVWVNDTLRIDQWTPHETSPAYATVPGGRQRVRVQYAQVSGWVELRLDFLRGVVRPSPGSSGPH; encoded by the coding sequence ATGGCTGTGAGACGCCTCTGTCTGCTGGCGGCCGCGCTGTTTGCCGGGACGGCCACCGCGAAGGCGCAGCCCGTGCCCATGGTGAAGCCCACCGCCGGCATGGTGATCACGACATCCGTGCGCATTGTGCCGGGTGTCTATCGCCTCCCCGGGCGCGTGTCGCTCGACTCCGCACTGCTCACCGTGCGCGGCAACAACATCACGGTTGATTTGCGCGGCGTGACCTTTGTGGGGCAGCCCGCCGACAGCGCTCCCGATGCTGCCCGCGGGACGGCAGTACGGATTGACGGCGGACGCAACATCCGCGTGCATGGGCTCACCGCCCGTGGATATCGCGTGGGGATTCTGGCGCGCAACGTGCGCGCCCTGGTGCTGGAGAACAATGAGCTGTCGTACAGCTGGAAGCCGCGGCTCTTCAGCCTCGTGGAGCATGAAAGCCTGAACGACTGGCTATCGTACCACAAGAACGAGCAGGACGAATGGCTGCGCTTTGGGGCGGGGCTCTATCTGCGTGGGGTCACCGGAGGGCGCCTCACCGGCAATACGGTGCGTCAGTCCATGAACGGGCTGTTGCTGTCGCACAGCGACTCACTCGACATTCGCGACAACGACTTCTCGTACAACTCCGGGCTGGGCATTGGCATGTACCGGGCCAGTTGGCATCGCATCGTGAACAACCGCGTGGACTACAACGTACGCGGTTCCTCGCACGGGTTTTTTCAACGCGGACAGGATTCGGCCGCGTTGCTCATGTTTGAACAGTGCTCCAACAATGTGGTGGCGTACAACAGCATGACGCACAGTGGCGACGGCCTCTTCCTCTGGGCCGGGCAGCACACCATGGACACCGGTCAGGGTGGCTCGAACGACAATCTGTTCCTCATGAACGATTTCAGCTTCGCCCCTACGAATGGGATGGAGGCCACGTTCAGCAGGAACCAGTTCATTGGCAATCGCAGTGAAGGCAGTACGCACGGCCTGTGGGGTGGCTACAGCTATGGCTCACGTGTGGTGGGTAACTGTTTCGCCAACAACCGCATTGCTGTTGCCATCGAGCACGGACAGGACAATACGGTGGGCGGGAATCACTTCGTTGGTGACTCGCTCGCCATCCGCCTCTGGGCTGATTCCATTGAGCCGAGTGACTGGGGCTATCCCAAACACCGTGACACCCGCAGCACCCGGTGGCGTCTGGTCGAGAATCATTTTGTGCGCGTTCCGGAGCGATGGCGTATCGCCAACACCAGCGCGGTAGACAGCGGCCGGAATGTGGTACGCGATAGTGTGGGTGAGCCGTGTGACCCCGCGCGTATTGTGCCCACCACCGCGTGGTGGCGCACGCCGGAAATCCCCAGTGCACCGCTGCGGTGGCCAGCGACTCCGAACGCCGCGCGCGATCGTCAGGCCATCGTGGTGGACGAGTGGGGCCCGTACGACTGGCGTTCACCAAAGTTGTGGCCGCTCGACAGTGTGCGGGCGACGCCGCTGCGACTGCGCGTGCTGGGGCCGGCCGGTCGGTGGCGCGTGGTGGAGCGTCGCGGTGTGGCACGTCTCTCGGCCATGCGGGGAACGGTGGGCGACACGCTATCGGTGGAGCCTGAGGCCGCCGCCCGGGGCGATTGGCGGGTGACCCTCGAATACACGGGAGGCGCGGTGATTTCGCCGCGTGGTCAACGCACGGTGGCGGGCACACCCGTGCGGTTTGCGTACGAACACTTTGAACCCACGCAGCGCTGGAGTCAGCGCGTATTTGCGTTCACCGACAGTACCAACCCGTTCACGGCACCGGCGGCGTTCGACGCGCTCATGAAGGGCGCCCCGTTGTTTTCCCGTGAGGCGCCCCGGCTGGATTGGTTCTGGTCCCGTCCGCGCGACCGCGCGTTCCCCGTCTCGAAGTTCGCCGCCGAGGCCACCAGTGAGATGGTCTTGCCACCCGGCACATATACGCTACGCACTCTGAGCGATGATGCGGTGCGCGTGTGGGTGAACGACACGCTGCGCATTGACC
- a CDS encoding methyltransferase family protein produces MAKDLGPAVKFPPPALFVGGLGVGALLDRFGRVPSPIPDHPALQVFGVALAVAGLALVYTGILTFRKFRTAIYPNRPAKLVVDHGVYAHTRNPMYVGMTVFYLGGVLVLHSLGALALLPVVLFVLHAQVIVREERHLHERFPAEYADYCARVRRWL; encoded by the coding sequence ATGGCAAAGGATCTCGGACCCGCCGTGAAATTTCCGCCGCCCGCACTGTTTGTGGGCGGCCTCGGGGTTGGCGCGCTGCTCGACCGCTTTGGCCGCGTGCCATCGCCCATTCCTGACCATCCCGCCCTGCAAGTCTTCGGAGTCGCGCTGGCCGTGGCCGGTCTCGCGCTGGTATACACTGGGATTCTCACCTTTCGGAAGTTCAGAACCGCCATCTATCCCAATCGTCCCGCCAAGCTGGTGGTCGACCATGGCGTCTATGCGCATACGCGCAATCCGATGTATGTGGGGATGACGGTGTTTTATCTGGGCGGCGTCCTTGTACTGCACTCTCTTGGGGCGCTGGCGCTGCTGCCGGTGGTGTTGTTCGTGCTGCACGCGCAGGTCATTGTGCGAGAGGAGCGCCATTTGCACGAACGCTTTCCGGCGGAGTACGCCGACTACTGTGCCCGAGTCCGTCGATGGCTGTGA